The Sphingomonas sanxanigenens DSM 19645 = NX02 genome includes a region encoding these proteins:
- the deoC gene encoding deoxyribose-phosphate aldolase has product MTARVTPFDAAWIERTVLAPAIVARRIAAMAPATGEGAVADLRIALAATDLTTLQGDDTEDRVRALAERARALGTAAVCVYPAMVPAALEVLGGSGVAVATVAAGFPHGLSPLSTRIAEVAACVALGATEIDIVIRRGHALTGNWQALHDEVAAFRAACGPAHLKTILATGELADPTIIARAALVCIMAGADFVKTSTGKEAVNATVEAGVAMMAAIADWHEVTGARVGFKAAGGIATADEALRWIALARHELGEAWLTPALFRFGASRLVDDIVARLPAA; this is encoded by the coding sequence ATGACCGCGCGCGTTACACCCTTCGACGCGGCGTGGATCGAGCGGACGGTGCTGGCACCGGCGATCGTCGCGCGTCGGATCGCCGCGATGGCACCCGCGACGGGGGAGGGGGCAGTCGCCGACCTGCGGATCGCGCTCGCCGCGACCGACCTGACGACCTTGCAGGGCGACGACACCGAGGATCGGGTGCGGGCTCTCGCCGAACGCGCCCGCGCGCTCGGCACCGCCGCGGTCTGTGTCTATCCGGCGATGGTGCCGGCGGCGCTGGAGGTGCTGGGCGGAAGCGGCGTCGCGGTCGCCACCGTCGCCGCCGGCTTTCCGCACGGCCTTTCGCCGCTGTCGACGCGGATCGCCGAGGTCGCAGCCTGCGTGGCGCTCGGTGCGACCGAGATCGACATCGTCATCCGCCGCGGCCATGCGCTGACCGGCAACTGGCAGGCGCTGCATGACGAGGTCGCCGCGTTCCGCGCCGCGTGCGGGCCGGCGCATCTCAAGACGATCCTCGCGACGGGCGAACTCGCCGATCCGACGATCATCGCGCGCGCTGCGCTGGTCTGCATCATGGCCGGCGCCGATTTCGTGAAGACCTCGACCGGCAAGGAAGCGGTCAACGCCACGGTCGAAGCCGGTGTGGCGATGATGGCCGCGATCGCGGACTGGCATGAGGTCACCGGCGCGCGGGTCGGCTTCAAGGCCGCGGGTGGCATCGCCACGGCGGACGAGGCGCTGCGCTGGATCGCGCTGGCACGCCACGAACTGGGCGAGGCCTGGCTGACCCCCGCGCTGTTCCGCTTCGGCGCCTCGCGCCTCGTCGACGATATCGTCGCGCGCCTTCCCGCCGCCTGA
- a CDS encoding thymidine phosphorylase produces the protein MPFTDIIRTKRDGGALDEAAIATFVERLANGSLPAEQAAALAMAILLRGMDARETAGLTRAMARSGTVLDWADADLPGPLLDKHSTGGVGDKVSLMLAPIVAACGGYVPMISGRGLGHTGGTLDKLASIAGYDPFPGLDRFRQVVRDAGCAIIGQTGELAPADRRLYAIRDITATVESLPLITASILSKKLAAGVGGLVMDIKVGSGAFMATEADARALARTMGETAAALGLAMRTLVTDMNQVLGYSAGNALEIAETIAYLRGDAREPRLHALVLALAGEMLALGGLAPTVEAGIDRAEAALAAGAAAEHFQRMVAGLGGPSDLLDRPVHYIASAPVTLPVLPDHPGWLAAMDGKAVGEAIIDLGGGRRRIDDRIDPAVGFAACAAIGDAVGPDRPLAIIHAADAEAARKGVAQFRAACIVAALQVPPVPVLHGTEPALGGQER, from the coding sequence ATGCCTTTTACCGACATCATCCGGACCAAGCGTGACGGCGGCGCGCTCGACGAGGCCGCCATCGCCACCTTTGTGGAGCGGCTGGCCAACGGCTCGTTGCCGGCCGAGCAGGCGGCGGCGCTGGCGATGGCGATCCTGCTGCGCGGCATGGATGCGCGCGAGACCGCGGGGCTGACGCGCGCGATGGCGCGCTCGGGCACCGTGCTCGACTGGGCGGATGCGGACCTGCCCGGGCCGCTGCTCGACAAGCATTCGACCGGCGGGGTGGGCGACAAGGTGAGCCTGATGCTCGCCCCGATCGTCGCCGCCTGCGGTGGCTATGTGCCGATGATATCGGGCCGCGGGCTCGGCCACACCGGCGGCACGCTCGACAAGCTGGCGAGCATCGCCGGCTATGATCCCTTTCCCGGCCTCGATCGCTTCCGGCAGGTGGTGCGTGATGCCGGCTGCGCAATCATCGGCCAGACCGGCGAACTCGCCCCCGCGGACCGGCGCCTCTATGCGATCCGCGACATCACCGCGACGGTCGAATCGCTGCCGCTGATCACCGCCTCGATCCTCTCCAAGAAGCTCGCGGCGGGCGTCGGCGGGCTGGTGATGGACATCAAGGTCGGGTCGGGCGCGTTCATGGCGACCGAGGCCGACGCGCGCGCGCTCGCGCGAACGATGGGCGAGACCGCGGCGGCGCTCGGCCTCGCGATGCGGACGCTCGTCACCGACATGAACCAGGTGCTGGGTTACAGCGCCGGCAACGCGCTGGAGATCGCCGAGACGATCGCCTATCTCCGCGGGGACGCCCGCGAGCCGCGGCTGCATGCGCTGGTGCTGGCGCTTGCGGGCGAGATGCTGGCGCTGGGCGGGCTGGCGCCGACGGTCGAGGCCGGTATCGACCGGGCCGAGGCCGCGCTTGCCGCTGGGGCTGCGGCGGAGCATTTCCAGCGCATGGTGGCGGGGCTGGGCGGGCCATCCGACCTGCTCGACCGCCCTGTGCACTATATTGCATCCGCCCCCGTGACGCTGCCGGTGCTGCCCGATCATCCCGGCTGGCTCGCCGCGATGGACGGCAAGGCGGTGGGAGAGGCGATCATCGACCTGGGCGGCGGCCGCCGCCGCATCGACGACCGGATCGACCCCGCGGTCGGCTTCGCAGCCTGCGCCGCGATCGGCGATGCGGTGGGCCCGGACCGGCCGCTTGCCATCATCCACGCCGCCGATGCCGAGGCGGCACGCAAGGGGGTGGCCCAATTTCGCGCGGCGTGTATCGTCGCCGCTTTGCAGGTTCCGCCGGTGCCGGTGCTGCATGGCACCGAACCGGCTCTTGGGGGACAGGAACGCTGA
- a CDS encoding N-acetylmuramoyl-L-alanine amidase → MPEAKLIERLAAVYAGEDIRYPHLKVVTLAQWLLESGRGTSDLAKLHYNFGGLKYRPEMAPYASKVRYEAHDGVDNYCGFATLEGFIAGYWAFIGRAPYTGWESNVDTPERFIRFIGPVYTPSTGYAEAVIKLMPEAQALLSAASDAGAAEATPTSPVKDLGTLILDPGHGGTTKVGGSSPNNAISVSGVKEKKLALDFCLILRDLLIAQAAAAKQTIKVVLTRTTDVNVGIAARAAFASTHKAKALVVIHFNGSTNAAASGAETFFAAASNGNTNLADDKAFATAVHAGLLKGLRAVNPATKDRGVKPDDQTGPGALGVLRDTALGNTNRPKKCVACYIEAEFITNRTVDKLLVSGPDAIANRTAVLADVAKAIRGHMAGLP, encoded by the coding sequence GTGCCTGAAGCAAAGCTGATCGAACGCCTTGCCGCCGTCTATGCCGGCGAGGATATCCGTTACCCCCACCTCAAGGTCGTGACGCTGGCGCAGTGGCTGCTCGAAAGCGGTCGCGGCACCTCCGACCTGGCGAAACTCCATTATAACTTCGGCGGCCTCAAATACCGGCCGGAGATGGCGCCCTATGCCAGCAAGGTCCGCTACGAGGCGCATGATGGCGTCGACAATTATTGCGGCTTCGCCACGCTGGAGGGGTTCATCGCCGGCTATTGGGCGTTCATCGGCCGTGCGCCCTACACCGGCTGGGAATCCAATGTGGATACGCCGGAAAGGTTCATCCGCTTCATCGGTCCGGTCTATACGCCGAGCACCGGCTATGCCGAGGCCGTCATCAAGCTGATGCCCGAGGCGCAGGCGTTGCTGAGTGCTGCGAGCGACGCCGGCGCCGCCGAGGCGACGCCCACCAGCCCGGTCAAGGACCTCGGGACGCTGATCCTCGATCCCGGCCATGGCGGCACCACCAAGGTGGGCGGCAGTTCGCCGAACAATGCGATCAGCGTGTCGGGCGTGAAGGAAAAGAAGCTCGCGCTCGATTTCTGCCTGATCCTGCGTGACCTGCTGATCGCGCAGGCCGCTGCCGCAAAGCAGACGATCAAGGTGGTGCTGACGCGCACGACCGACGTGAATGTCGGCATCGCCGCGCGCGCCGCCTTCGCCTCCACGCACAAGGCGAAGGCGCTGGTCGTCATCCATTTCAACGGCAGCACCAATGCCGCGGCGAGCGGCGCGGAGACCTTCTTCGCCGCTGCATCCAACGGCAACACCAACCTCGCCGACGACAAGGCGTTCGCCACCGCGGTCCATGCCGGGCTGCTCAAGGGGCTGCGCGCCGTCAATCCGGCGACGAAGGATCGCGGCGTCAAGCCGGACGACCAGACCGGGCCGGGTGCGCTGGGGGTGTTGCGCGATACCGCGCTCGGCAACACCAACCGGCCGAAGAAGTGTGTCGCCTGCTATATCGAGGCCGAGTTCATCACCAACCGCACGGTCGACAAGCTGCTGGTGTCCGGCCCGGATGCCATTGCCAATCGCACCGCGGTGCTGGCGGACGTGGCGAAGGCGATCCGGGGTCATATGGCGGGCTTGCCCTGA
- a CDS encoding AAA family ATPase — protein sequence MDIVEVRALGQRIQHEIGKAVVGQHETIDFMLIALFSAGHVLLEGPPGTAKTLLSQCFARSVALDFGRIQFTPDLMPGDILGSNLFNFQTSSFTLTRGPVFCELLLADEINRTPPKTQAALLEAMQERAVTIDGDTLALSPRFTVVATQNPIEQQGVYPLPEAQLDRFLFKLTIDYPSAAEERRIVAAHGTRSGMPKPEQFGIEPVADANHIAEAVDAVGRVGLVDSVIDYVVALIRATRETADLETGASPRAATMLAGAARARAALDGRDYVVPDDVKLLAPAVLRHRVALSPAAEIDGRLVEQVIASLIERVEAPR from the coding sequence GTGGACATCGTTGAGGTCAGGGCGCTGGGGCAGCGCATCCAGCACGAGATCGGCAAGGCCGTGGTCGGCCAGCACGAAACGATCGATTTCATGCTGATCGCCTTGTTCTCGGCCGGCCACGTGCTGCTGGAAGGCCCGCCGGGAACCGCCAAGACATTGCTGTCGCAATGCTTCGCACGCAGCGTCGCGCTCGATTTCGGCCGCATCCAGTTCACCCCCGATCTGATGCCGGGCGACATCCTCGGCTCCAACCTGTTCAACTTCCAGACCAGCAGCTTCACCCTCACCCGCGGCCCGGTGTTCTGCGAACTGCTGCTGGCCGACGAGATCAACCGCACCCCGCCCAAGACGCAGGCGGCGCTGCTGGAGGCGATGCAGGAACGCGCGGTGACGATCGACGGCGACACGCTGGCGCTCTCGCCGCGCTTCACCGTCGTCGCGACGCAGAACCCAATCGAGCAGCAGGGCGTCTATCCGCTGCCCGAGGCGCAGCTCGACCGTTTCCTGTTCAAGCTGACGATCGACTATCCGTCCGCCGCCGAGGAACGCCGCATCGTCGCCGCGCACGGCACGCGATCGGGCATGCCCAAGCCCGAACAGTTCGGCATCGAGCCGGTGGCGGATGCGAACCACATCGCCGAGGCGGTCGACGCCGTCGGCCGGGTTGGGCTGGTCGACAGCGTGATCGACTATGTCGTGGCGCTGATCCGCGCGACGCGCGAGACCGCTGACCTCGAAACCGGCGCCTCGCCGCGCGCCGCGACGATGCTGGCAGGTGCCGCGCGTGCCCGCGCCGCGCTCGACGGCCGCGATTATGTCGTGCCCGACGACGTCAAGCTGCTCGCGCCTGCCGTGCTGCGGCACCGTGTCGCGCTGTCGCCCGCCGCGGAGATCGACGGCCGCCTCGTCGAACAGGTCATCGCCAGCCTGATCGAGCGGGTCGAGGCGCCGCGTTGA
- a CDS encoding DUF58 domain-containing protein, whose translation MIYPTARAVALVGAGAPVALLIGVVRPDIWYAGLAWIGIALALILFDAVAGVAPGAVEPAVSHPRAIAVGEGFPVEIAFPLTQAQTRLPHAQVALDVDERLDAGGRATAPIDVADGRAVARLDFTAARRGPARIAALWLRWQGMLGLVWKQRAETIDREVLVTPDVRPVREDGVRLFMRDALHGLMARLDRGEGSEFQSLVEFAPGMDRRAIDWKQSARHGELLAKEFRTERNNQIVLAIDSGRGMVEPLAGVPRLDRAVSAALLTAYVALKVGDRVSLFGFAARPQLASAAMSGAHSFAALQHHAARIDYAHEETNYTLALSTLAARLDRRSLIIVFTDFSDPTSAELMLRAVGRLLERHIVLFVAMQDAELEEYAGREPAEPADVARAITAAALLRERRIVTARLRRLGVHVVEAPHDRISTRLLDGYLMIKRRNLI comes from the coding sequence TTGATCTATCCCACCGCCCGCGCGGTCGCCCTGGTCGGTGCCGGCGCGCCGGTCGCGCTGCTGATCGGCGTCGTCCGGCCGGACATCTGGTATGCGGGCCTCGCCTGGATCGGCATCGCGCTGGCGCTGATCCTGTTCGATGCGGTTGCCGGCGTCGCACCCGGCGCGGTCGAGCCGGCGGTCAGCCATCCGCGCGCGATCGCGGTGGGAGAGGGCTTTCCCGTGGAGATCGCCTTCCCGCTGACGCAGGCGCAGACGCGCCTGCCGCACGCGCAGGTGGCGCTGGACGTCGACGAGCGGCTCGATGCCGGCGGGCGGGCGACCGCGCCGATCGACGTCGCGGACGGCCGCGCAGTCGCGCGGCTGGACTTCACCGCGGCGCGGCGCGGCCCCGCGCGGATCGCCGCGCTGTGGCTGCGCTGGCAGGGCATGCTGGGGCTCGTCTGGAAGCAGCGCGCCGAGACGATCGACCGCGAGGTGCTGGTCACGCCGGACGTCCGGCCGGTACGTGAGGACGGGGTCCGCCTGTTCATGCGCGATGCGCTGCACGGGCTGATGGCGCGGCTCGACCGCGGCGAAGGCAGCGAGTTCCAGTCGCTGGTGGAATTCGCCCCCGGCATGGACCGGCGCGCGATCGACTGGAAGCAGTCGGCCCGCCATGGCGAACTGCTCGCCAAGGAATTCCGCACGGAACGCAACAACCAGATCGTGCTGGCGATCGATTCGGGACGCGGCATGGTGGAGCCGCTGGCCGGGGTGCCGCGGCTGGACCGCGCCGTTTCCGCCGCATTGCTCACCGCCTATGTCGCGCTCAAGGTCGGCGACCGGGTGAGCCTGTTCGGTTTCGCCGCGCGGCCGCAGCTCGCCTCGGCGGCGATGAGCGGCGCGCACAGCTTCGCCGCGCTCCAGCACCATGCCGCGCGCATCGACTATGCGCATGAGGAAACCAATTACACGCTGGCGCTGTCGACCCTCGCCGCGCGGCTCGACCGGCGTTCGCTGATCATCGTCTTCACGGACTTTTCCGATCCCACCAGCGCCGAACTGATGCTGCGCGCGGTCGGCCGCCTGCTCGAACGCCATATCGTGCTGTTCGTCGCGATGCAGGACGCCGAGCTCGAGGAGTATGCCGGCCGCGAGCCCGCGGAGCCCGCCGATGTCGCGCGGGCGATCACCGCCGCGGCGCTGCTGCGCGAACGGCGCATCGTCACCGCGCGGCTCCGCCGGCTGGGCGTGCACGTCGTCGAGGCGCCCCACGACCGGATCAGCACGCGGCTGCTCGACGGCTATCTGATGATCAAGCGGCGGAACCTGATATGA
- a CDS encoding NupC/NupG family nucleoside CNT transporter, whose product MNRFLIGAAGIALILSIAVALSSNRRHIRLRVVGAAFGLQVAIAVLVLYTAWGRAAIEGMARGVSNLLGYSKAGVALIFGDLARPEIGGNSFAISSLPVIIFFAALVSILYYLGIMQLVVRWLGGALQRVIGISKVESLCAAANIFVGQSESPLVIRPYLASLTPAQLFTVMSSGMAGVAGTILAAYAAQGVDIRYLLAASFMSAPGGILMAKLMMPDDPRDAEIEPVDFVEAIHDEEKPANIIMAAAQGAQVGVKLAVAVGAMVLAFVALVALANGLLGGIGGLFGYPDLTFQQMLGYVFAPVMFLLNVPWNEAGAAGGLFGEKVVLNEFVAFIHLGTIKGTLSPQTVAVITFALCGFANFSSIAIQMAVTGSLAPNQRPMIARLGIKALVAGSLSNLMSAALAGMLVAL is encoded by the coding sequence CTGAACAGATTTCTTATCGGGGCCGCCGGCATCGCGCTGATCCTGTCGATCGCCGTCGCCCTGTCGTCCAACCGTCGTCACATCCGGCTGCGCGTCGTCGGCGCCGCCTTCGGGCTCCAGGTCGCGATCGCGGTGCTCGTGCTCTACACCGCGTGGGGCCGGGCCGCGATCGAGGGCATGGCGCGCGGCGTTTCCAACCTGCTGGGCTATTCCAAGGCCGGCGTCGCGCTGATCTTCGGCGACCTCGCCCGGCCCGAGATCGGCGGCAACAGCTTCGCGATATCGTCGCTTCCGGTCATCATCTTCTTCGCCGCGCTGGTGTCGATCCTCTATTATCTCGGCATCATGCAGCTCGTCGTCCGCTGGCTGGGCGGTGCGCTGCAACGGGTGATCGGCATCTCCAAGGTCGAATCGCTGTGCGCGGCGGCCAACATCTTCGTCGGCCAGAGCGAATCGCCGCTGGTGATCCGCCCCTATCTGGCGAGCCTGACGCCGGCGCAGCTCTTCACCGTGATGTCCTCGGGCATGGCCGGGGTCGCGGGCACGATCCTCGCCGCCTATGCGGCGCAGGGGGTGGACATCCGCTACCTGCTCGCCGCCAGCTTCATGTCGGCGCCCGGCGGCATCCTGATGGCCAAGCTGATGATGCCCGACGATCCCCGGGATGCGGAGATCGAGCCGGTCGACTTCGTCGAGGCGATCCATGACGAGGAAAAGCCGGCGAACATCATCATGGCGGCGGCGCAGGGTGCCCAGGTGGGCGTGAAGCTTGCGGTCGCGGTGGGGGCGATGGTGCTTGCCTTCGTCGCGCTGGTCGCGCTGGCCAACGGCCTGCTCGGCGGCATCGGCGGCCTGTTCGGCTATCCCGACCTGACCTTCCAGCAGATGCTGGGCTATGTCTTCGCGCCGGTGATGTTCCTGCTCAACGTGCCGTGGAACGAGGCGGGCGCGGCGGGCGGCCTGTTCGGCGAGAAGGTGGTGCTCAACGAGTTCGTCGCCTTCATTCATCTCGGCACGATCAAGGGCACGCTCTCTCCGCAGACGGTGGCGGTGATCACCTTCGCGCTGTGTGGATTCGCGAATTTCAGCTCTATCGCGATCCAGATGGCGGTTACCGGCAGCCTCGCGCCCAACCAGCGGCCGATGATCGCACGGCTAGGCATCAAGGCGCTGGTCGCCGGCAGCCTTTCCAACCTGATGAGCGCGGCGCTTGCCGGCATGCTGGTGGCGCTATGA
- a CDS encoding SDR family oxidoreductase, translated as MMARLAGKTALVTGGGEGIGRGIATLFAKEGARVVIAEYDPETGMAAADAIEAAGGTARFIRTDVNDKAQLLAAIDLAGSAFGGVDILVNNAWGGGHVRRLEDKTDDEFDHALSMSVKAPLWAMRACFPAMKRAGWGRIISICSLNGVNAHLYSADYNAGKEALRTLTRSAAREWAGHGITANIICPGAASAAYLRFKAAYPENAAAIDAMNPMGRTGDVDADIAPVALFLASEDSRYITGNTLYADGGGHINGVAWAPQPEEVAAA; from the coding sequence ATGATGGCAAGGCTGGCGGGCAAGACGGCGCTGGTGACGGGCGGCGGCGAAGGCATCGGGCGCGGCATCGCGACCCTGTTCGCGAAGGAAGGCGCGCGGGTGGTGATCGCCGAATATGATCCGGAAACCGGCATGGCCGCGGCCGACGCGATCGAGGCGGCCGGCGGTACCGCGCGCTTCATCCGGACAGACGTCAACGACAAGGCACAGTTGCTCGCCGCCATCGACCTGGCCGGGAGCGCGTTTGGCGGCGTCGACATCCTCGTCAACAACGCCTGGGGCGGCGGTCATGTCCGGCGGCTGGAGGACAAGACCGACGACGAGTTCGACCATGCCCTCAGCATGTCGGTGAAGGCCCCGCTGTGGGCGATGCGCGCCTGCTTCCCGGCGATGAAACGGGCCGGATGGGGGCGGATCATCAGCATCTGCTCGTTGAACGGCGTCAACGCGCATCTCTATTCGGCGGACTATAATGCGGGGAAGGAGGCGCTGCGCACCCTCACCCGCTCCGCCGCGCGCGAATGGGCGGGGCATGGCATCACCGCCAACATCATCTGCCCCGGCGCCGCGAGCGCTGCCTATCTGCGCTTCAAGGCCGCCTATCCCGAGAATGCGGCGGCGATCGACGCGATGAATCCGATGGGCCGCACCGGCGACGTCGATGCCGACATCGCCCCGGTCGCTTTGTTCCTCGCCAGCGAGGACAGCCGCTACATCACCGGCAACACGCTCTATGCCGATGGCGGCGGCCACATCAACGGCGTTGCGTGGGCGCCGCAACCCGAGGAGGTGGCAGCCGCCTGA
- a CDS encoding protein kinase domain-containing protein, whose product MVQDRLNEGALLFPGMATPTRGGPPGGYRIQRAIDSGGFGITYEAVKREGGHPDADVTANLWLPPHRAIVIKEFYPEFASRRGRTVTVEGEDESHEETFNHALRRFQREAERLCYLTCLRALKAARDGIDASGSLLREKIDREIASGRSDPSRAMQLVGRLRGEAQGRARHALATSTLPIVYDYFAADSNAYYVMEYLGGGTLKSRLNDDRRNSGFTRVEIAGISYQLRKPWDPERLRRFTAAALDALEELHTGIPSQQLVHCDLKPGNIMFRSAESESPVLIDFGLARNVNDGRSRSLVAGTLGFAPLEIDPHLRSHHQSDDRFGGVNVGPWTDIYSMAAILRMLATGIEGTRLPAVFDRLRPPDGIDPIEKLPPYPEAFPAVLARAIDRGMGLQRSDRPQSIAEWRRDLGLVPGAVPVIDDETRPARQSGGWALDDMPEPESQPGMRTTTTPPRPMGLADLGTPPDETLIERSAPSASPPLTPPPQPSHWASPVAPPAVPPAAPPPPPSSFDARSQPAPREPSWSPPPPPSSFDPRSQPTMHEPPRQPSYPERSQPVPPPPPREPSWSPPSGGSGGQIEIGQILARTVGAIGRNPLPILLLAFLLGGLPSAVMNLVSEAGKTPGGTTTGIGLLAILLLLPISLVASTVLQGVVTRLVVGAETGQPEPVGRAISTTLSGLGSLLGLALLLGLALFVAALLLIIPAFVLGSIWCVAVPALVMERLSVSGALERSAKLTKGSRLWIFLLMLVFIVAVVVVSVPLGLVISAIGAGPVTFVINAVTSTALAAVSATGLATLYVDLRRIRGGGPADMQDIFG is encoded by the coding sequence ATGGTACAGGATCGGCTCAACGAAGGCGCTCTGCTGTTCCCCGGCATGGCCACGCCAACGCGCGGCGGCCCGCCGGGCGGTTATCGCATCCAGCGCGCGATCGATTCGGGCGGGTTCGGGATCACCTATGAGGCGGTCAAGCGCGAGGGAGGGCATCCCGATGCCGACGTCACCGCCAATCTGTGGCTGCCGCCGCATCGCGCGATCGTCATCAAGGAATTCTATCCCGAATTCGCCTCGCGGCGCGGCCGCACCGTCACCGTCGAGGGCGAGGACGAGAGCCATGAGGAAACCTTCAACCACGCGCTGCGCCGGTTCCAGCGCGAGGCGGAGCGGCTGTGCTACCTCACCTGCCTGCGCGCGCTGAAGGCCGCGCGCGACGGGATCGACGCCAGCGGCAGCCTGTTGCGCGAGAAGATCGATCGCGAAATCGCGTCCGGGCGCAGCGATCCGTCGCGCGCGATGCAACTCGTCGGGCGGCTGCGCGGCGAGGCGCAGGGGCGGGCGCGCCATGCGCTCGCGACCTCGACGCTGCCGATCGTCTATGATTATTTCGCGGCGGACAGCAACGCCTACTACGTCATGGAATATCTGGGCGGCGGCACGCTCAAGTCGCGCCTGAACGACGATCGCCGCAACAGCGGGTTCACCCGCGTCGAGATCGCCGGCATATCCTATCAGCTGCGCAAGCCCTGGGATCCGGAAAGGCTGCGGCGCTTCACCGCCGCCGCGCTGGACGCGCTGGAGGAGCTGCACACCGGCATTCCCAGCCAGCAGCTCGTCCATTGCGACCTCAAGCCCGGCAACATCATGTTCCGCTCGGCCGAATCCGAAAGCCCGGTGCTGATCGACTTCGGCCTCGCCCGCAACGTCAATGACGGGCGCTCGCGCTCGCTGGTGGCGGGCACGCTCGGCTTCGCACCGCTCGAGATCGATCCGCACCTGCGCTCGCACCACCAGTCCGACGACCGGTTCGGCGGCGTCAATGTCGGCCCGTGGACGGACATCTATTCGATGGCCGCGATCCTGCGCATGCTGGCGACCGGCATCGAGGGCACCCGCCTGCCGGCGGTGTTCGACCGGTTGCGTCCGCCCGACGGGATCGATCCGATCGAGAAGCTGCCGCCCTATCCGGAAGCGTTTCCCGCGGTGCTGGCGCGGGCGATCGACCGGGGCATGGGGCTGCAGCGCAGCGACCGCCCGCAGAGCATCGCCGAATGGCGGCGCGACCTGGGCCTCGTGCCGGGCGCCGTGCCCGTGATCGACGACGAGACCCGACCGGCGCGTCAGAGCGGCGGCTGGGCGCTGGATGACATGCCCGAACCCGAATCGCAGCCGGGCATGCGCACGACGACCACGCCGCCGCGCCCGATGGGGCTGGCCGACCTCGGCACGCCGCCGGACGAGACGCTGATCGAACGATCGGCACCCTCCGCGTCGCCGCCGCTGACCCCGCCGCCGCAGCCTTCGCACTGGGCCTCGCCCGTTGCGCCGCCTGCCGTGCCGCCAGCCGCGCCGCCGCCGCCGCCATCCTCGTTCGATGCGCGCTCCCAGCCGGCGCCGCGCGAGCCTTCCTGGTCACCGCCACCGCCGCCATCCTCGTTCGACCCGCGGTCGCAGCCGACGATGCATGAGCCGCCGCGGCAGCCTTCCTATCCGGAGCGGTCGCAGCCCGTGCCGCCGCCACCGCCGCGTGAGCCCTCCTGGTCGCCGCCCTCCGGCGGCAGCGGCGGACAGATCGAGATCGGCCAGATCCTCGCGCGCACGGTCGGCGCGATCGGCCGGAACCCCTTGCCCATCCTGCTGCTGGCCTTTCTGCTCGGCGGCCTGCCATCGGCGGTGATGAATCTCGTTTCGGAAGCGGGCAAGACGCCGGGCGGCACGACCACCGGGATCGGCCTGCTCGCGATATTGCTGCTGTTGCCGATCTCGCTGGTCGCATCGACGGTGCTGCAGGGCGTGGTCACGCGCCTCGTCGTCGGCGCCGAGACGGGGCAGCCCGAGCCGGTCGGGCGGGCGATATCGACCACCTTGTCCGGCCTCGGTTCGCTGCTGGGTCTGGCGCTGCTGCTGGGTCTCGCGCTGTTCGTTGCCGCGCTGCTGCTGATCATCCCCGCGTTCGTGCTGGGCAGCATCTGGTGCGTCGCGGTGCCGGCGCTGGTGATGGAGCGGCTGAGCGTCTCCGGCGCGCTCGAACGCAGCGCCAAGCTGACCAAGGGATCGCGGCTCTGGATCTTCCTGCTGATGCTGGTGTTCATCGTCGCGGTGGTGGTCGTGAGCGTCCCGCTGGGGCTGGTGATCAGCGCGATCGGTGCCGGCCCGGTGACCTTCGTCATCAACGCGGTGACCAGCACCGCGCTGGCGGCGGTGAGCGCGACGGGGCTGGCGACGCTCTATGTCGATCTGCGGCGCATCCGCGGCGGCGGCCCGGCCGACATGCAAGACATTTTCGGCTAG